Proteins encoded together in one Bosea sp. (in: a-proteobacteria) window:
- the ung gene encoding uracil-DNA glycosylase, whose translation MSCRNALAAFLASPSAAGWRDLPVFAEGAEAARACAAADAERAAGHIVAPAPERIFAALTLTPLDAVRVVVLGQDPYPTPGHANGLAFSYAGPPPLPRSLTNIYKERTADLGQAPPADGDLAGWAKQGVLLLNTALTVREGASKAGSHLSLGWGKVTDAVIAAVSRERAHAVFLLWGAPAQAKRPLIDESRHLVIASAHPSPLSARRGFFGSKPFSRANAWLEAQGERPVDW comes from the coding sequence ATGTCCTGCCGGAACGCTCTCGCCGCCTTCCTTGCTTCCCCATCGGCCGCGGGCTGGCGCGATCTGCCGGTCTTCGCCGAAGGCGCCGAGGCCGCCCGCGCCTGCGCGGCGGCCGATGCCGAGCGGGCGGCCGGGCATATCGTGGCGCCGGCGCCCGAACGCATCTTCGCGGCGCTCACGCTGACGCCGCTCGACGCGGTCCGTGTCGTCGTCCTGGGGCAGGACCCCTATCCGACGCCGGGCCACGCCAACGGGCTCGCCTTCTCCTATGCCGGCCCGCCGCCGCTGCCGCGCTCGCTCACCAACATCTACAAGGAGCGGACGGCGGATCTGGGCCAGGCGCCGCCGGCCGATGGCGACCTGGCCGGCTGGGCGAAGCAGGGCGTGCTGCTCCTCAACACGGCGCTGACCGTGCGGGAAGGGGCGAGCAAGGCCGGCTCGCATCTGTCGCTCGGCTGGGGAAAGGTGACGGATGCGGTGATCGCGGCGGTCTCGCGCGAGCGGGCCCATGCCGTCTTCCTGCTCTGGGGCGCGCCGGCGCAGGCGAAGCGGCCGCTGATCGATGAAAGCCGCCATCTGGTGATCGCCAGCGCGCATCCCTCGCCGCTCTCGGCCCGGCGCGGCTTCTTCGGCTCGAAACCGTTCAGCCGGGCCAATGCCTGGCTCGAGGCGCAAGGGGAGCGGCCGGTCGACTGGTGA
- the hemH gene encoding ferrochelatase → MTADIAAAKALKAAALPPDHPQARYGRIGVLLMNLGTPEGTGYRPMRAYLKEFLSDRRVIEEPRWKWWPILNLIVLTTRPGRKGKDYASIWNKERDESPLKTITRSQTDKLAERLKPLTGERVVFDWAMRYGLPDVKSRLKALLDQGCDRILLVPLYPQYAAPTSATACDQAFRALMQMRWQPTVRVCPPYHDDPAYIGALARSMRASLAKLDFEPEVILCSFHGMPKAYLLKGDPYYCQCVKTWRLLRAELGFSEERFPLTFQSRFGPDEWLQPYTDETVKALARAGRKSMAIVAPGFSADCLETLEELDGENREIFLHNGGEKFAYLPCLNDSPEGIDVIAAVVQRELMGWL, encoded by the coding sequence ATGACTGCCGACATCGCCGCGGCGAAGGCCCTTAAGGCCGCTGCTCTGCCGCCGGACCACCCGCAAGCCAGATACGGCCGCATCGGCGTGCTGCTGATGAATCTCGGCACGCCGGAAGGCACCGGCTACCGGCCGATGCGCGCCTATCTCAAGGAGTTCCTGTCGGACCGGCGCGTCATCGAGGAGCCGCGCTGGAAATGGTGGCCGATCCTCAACCTGATCGTGCTGACGACAAGGCCCGGCCGCAAAGGCAAGGATTATGCCTCGATCTGGAACAAGGAGCGCGACGAAAGCCCGCTCAAGACCATCACCCGCTCGCAGACCGATAAGCTCGCCGAGCGCCTGAAGCCGCTCACGGGCGAGCGCGTCGTCTTCGACTGGGCGATGCGCTACGGCCTGCCCGATGTGAAGAGCCGGCTCAAGGCGCTGCTCGACCAGGGCTGCGACCGCATCCTGCTGGTGCCGCTCTATCCGCAATATGCCGCACCGACCTCGGCCACGGCTTGCGACCAGGCGTTCCGCGCGCTGATGCAGATGCGCTGGCAGCCGACGGTGCGCGTCTGCCCGCCCTATCATGATGACCCGGCCTATATCGGCGCGCTCGCCCGCTCGATGCGCGCTTCCCTCGCCAAGCTCGATTTCGAGCCCGAGGTGATCCTCTGCTCCTTCCACGGCATGCCGAAGGCCTATTTGCTGAAGGGCGACCCCTATTACTGCCAATGCGTCAAGACATGGCGCCTGCTCAGGGCCGAGCTCGGCTTCTCGGAGGAGCGCTTCCCGCTGACCTTCCAGTCGCGCTTCGGGCCCGACGAATGGCTGCAGCCCTATACCGACGAGACGGTGAAGGCGCTGGCGCGCGCCGGCAGGAAGTCGATGGCGATCGTCGCGCCGGGCTTCTCGGCCGACTGCCTGGAGACGCTGGAGGAACTCGACGGCGAGAACCGCGAGATCTTCCTGCACAATGGCGGCGAGAAATTCGCCTATCTGCCCTGCCTCAACGATTCGCCCGAAGGCATCGACGTCATCGCCGCGGTGGTGCAGCGCGAGCTGATGGGCTGGCTCTGA
- a CDS encoding orotate phosphoribosyltransferase translates to MSNLFTPTDRAVIAREAAKMLLEIKAVHFYSDKPFFFTSGWASPVYIDCRKIISYPRLRSTLIDFAATTIVRDIGYESLDIIAGGETAGIPFAAWISDRLALPMQYVRKKPKGFGRNAQIEGSVVEGARTLLVEDLATDGRSKVNFAEALRNAGADVQHCFVLFYYDIFPKSRELMADLGVSLHYLTTWWDVLAVARDSGHFEPKILAEVESFLNDPATWSSKHGGISAFGEEKKPA, encoded by the coding sequence ATGTCCAACCTGTTCACCCCCACCGACAGGGCCGTGATCGCGCGCGAAGCGGCCAAGATGCTGCTCGAGATCAAGGCAGTGCACTTCTACAGCGACAAGCCCTTCTTCTTCACCTCGGGCTGGGCGAGTCCGGTCTATATCGACTGCCGCAAGATCATCTCCTACCCGCGCCTGCGCTCGACGCTGATCGATTTCGCCGCCACCACGATCGTGCGCGACATCGGCTATGAATCGCTCGACATCATCGCCGGCGGCGAGACGGCCGGCATCCCCTTCGCCGCCTGGATCTCGGATCGCCTGGCGCTGCCGATGCAATATGTGCGCAAGAAGCCGAAGGGTTTTGGCCGCAACGCCCAGATCGAGGGCTCGGTCGTCGAGGGCGCGCGCACGCTGCTCGTCGAGGACCTCGCCACCGACGGCCGCAGCAAGGTCAATTTCGCCGAGGCGCTGCGCAATGCCGGCGCCGACGTGCAGCACTGCTTCGTGCTGTTCTACTACGACATCTTCCCGAAAAGCCGGGAGCTGATGGCGGATCTCGGCGTCAGCCTGCACTATCTCACCACCTGGTGGGACGTGCTCGCCGTCGCCAGGGATAGCGGCCATTTCGAGCCCAAGATCCTGGCCGAGGTCGAGAGCTTCCTGAACGACCCGGCGACGTGGTCGTCGAAGCATGGCGGCATCTCGGCCTTCGGCGAGGAGAAGAAGCCGGCCTGA
- a CDS encoding MFS transporter, whose product MSGQQAASSAVIGGAGPVEVDDKARKALWGAAIGYAMDGFDLLILGFMLRAISADLGLSQAQAASLVTATLVGAVLGGIGFGMLSDRIGRVRVLTWTIVLFAVFTGLCALAQGYWDLLVYRTIAGLGLGGEFGIGMALVAEAWPASKRARASSYVGLGWQVGVLMAALATPLLLPSIGWRGMFAIGILPAFAAYFIRRTLHEPEIFVARSRDQPKQSALHLLVKDRETARLSLGMVILCSVQNFGYYGVMIWLPNYLASRFGFALTQSALWTAVTIGGMALGIFAFGHIADRIGRRPAFFGYMLGAAVMVVVYSRLTDPMQLLVGGAVMGFFVNGMLGGYGALISELFPTVARATAQNVLFNIGRGVGGFGPVVVGAIAAAYGFQTAIALLATLYVLDILAMWLLIPEKRGAELE is encoded by the coding sequence ATGAGCGGGCAGCAGGCGGCATCATCGGCTGTGATCGGCGGCGCGGGCCCGGTCGAGGTGGACGACAAGGCCCGCAAGGCGCTGTGGGGCGCCGCGATCGGCTATGCGATGGACGGGTTCGACCTGCTCATCCTCGGCTTCATGCTCAGGGCGATCTCGGCCGATCTTGGGCTCAGCCAGGCACAGGCCGCCTCGCTCGTCACCGCGACGCTGGTCGGCGCCGTGCTCGGCGGCATCGGCTTCGGCATGCTCTCCGACCGGATCGGGCGCGTGCGCGTGCTGACCTGGACCATCGTCCTCTTCGCCGTCTTCACCGGCCTGTGCGCGCTGGCGCAGGGCTATTGGGACCTGCTTGTCTACCGCACCATCGCCGGGCTCGGGCTCGGCGGCGAGTTCGGCATCGGCATGGCGCTGGTCGCCGAAGCCTGGCCGGCCTCGAAGCGGGCGCGCGCCTCCTCCTATGTCGGGCTCGGCTGGCAGGTCGGCGTGCTCATGGCGGCGCTCGCCACGCCGCTCCTGCTGCCCTCGATCGGCTGGCGCGGCATGTTCGCCATCGGCATCCTGCCGGCATTCGCCGCCTATTTCATCCGCCGCACGCTGCACGAGCCGGAGATCTTCGTCGCCCGCTCCAGGGACCAGCCGAAGCAATCGGCGCTGCACCTGCTCGTCAAGGACCGCGAGACCGCGAGGCTCAGCCTGGGCATGGTCATCCTCTGCTCGGTCCAGAACTTCGGCTATTACGGCGTGATGATCTGGCTGCCGAACTACCTCGCCTCGCGGTTCGGCTTCGCGCTCACCCAGTCGGCGCTGTGGACGGCGGTGACGATCGGCGGCATGGCGCTCGGCATCTTCGCCTTCGGCCATATCGCCGACCGGATCGGGCGCCGCCCGGCCTTCTTCGGCTACATGCTCGGCGCCGCCGTGATGGTCGTGGTCTATTCGCGGCTGACCGACCCGATGCAGCTGCTCGTCGGCGGGGCCGTCATGGGCTTCTTCGTCAACGGCATGCTCGGCGGCTATGGCGCGCTGATCAGCGAATTGTTCCCGACGGTCGCGCGCGCCACAGCCCAGAACGTGCTGTTCAACATCGGGCGCGGCGTCGGCGGCTTCGGCCCGGTCGTCGTCGGCGCGATCGCGGCGGCCTACGGCTTCCAGACCGCCATCGCGCTGCTCGCCACGCTCTACGTCCTCGACATCCTGGCGATGTGGCTCCTCATCCCCGAAAAACGCGGCGCCGAACTGGAATGA
- a CDS encoding prolyl-tRNA synthetase associated domain-containing protein, with product MKDVSPVTPDALCAYLAEQGLAFHRTDHPAVFTVAETAPHRDEMIGLHTKNLFLKDKKGRFFLVSAQAHAPIDLKRLHERIGASGRLSFGSAEQLMEKLGVTPGSVTAFAVINDRAGEVTMVLDAALTTGEDVNFHPLINTATLRIGRDDFLAFLRRTGHEPLIVDLPVPPDGQNA from the coding sequence ATGAAAGACGTCTCCCCCGTCACGCCCGACGCGCTCTGCGCCTATCTCGCCGAGCAGGGCCTCGCCTTCCACCGCACCGATCATCCGGCCGTGTTCACCGTCGCCGAGACGGCGCCGCACCGCGACGAGATGATCGGCCTCCACACCAAGAATCTGTTCCTGAAGGACAAGAAGGGGCGGTTCTTCCTGGTGTCGGCGCAGGCGCATGCGCCGATCGACCTCAAGCGCCTGCACGAGCGGATCGGCGCCAGCGGGCGGCTCTCCTTCGGCTCGGCCGAGCAACTGATGGAGAAGCTCGGCGTCACGCCGGGCTCCGTCACCGCCTTCGCCGTGATCAACGACCGCGCCGGCGAGGTGACCATGGTGCTGGACGCGGCGCTGACGACGGGCGAGGACGTCAATTTCCACCCGCTCATCAACACGGCGACGCTGCGTATCGGCCGCGACGATTTCCTCGCCTTCCTGCGCCGCACCGGCCACGAGCCGCTGATCGTCGATTTGCCCGTCCCGCCCGATGGACAGAACGCCTGA
- the trxA gene encoding thioredoxin codes for MLVNGAAADQPGLIKDTTTQGFREDVIAESMKQPVLIDFWAPWCGPCKQLTPVIEKVVKAAGGKVKLVKMNIDEHPQIPGQLGIQSIPAVIAFKQGQPVDGFMGAQPESQIKAFIERLVGPVGPGAADELIEAAAAAIAAGDPAGASELYAGALEMEPDNLAAIAGLGRLHLDTGDIEGAKGILGMAPADKAADPAIAALRAAIELAEQAASLGDTAELEAKLSANPKDHQARFDLALALNARDRREEAVDHLIAIIRADRTWNEDGARKQLLQFFEAWGPMDEASVAGRRKLSTLLFS; via the coding sequence ATGCTGGTCAATGGCGCGGCGGCCGATCAACCCGGCCTGATCAAGGACACCACGACCCAGGGCTTCCGCGAGGATGTCATCGCCGAATCGATGAAGCAGCCGGTGCTGATCGATTTCTGGGCGCCCTGGTGCGGCCCGTGCAAGCAGCTCACCCCGGTCATTGAGAAGGTGGTCAAGGCGGCCGGCGGCAAGGTCAAGCTCGTCAAGATGAACATCGACGAGCATCCGCAGATCCCGGGCCAGCTCGGCATCCAGTCGATTCCCGCCGTCATCGCCTTCAAGCAGGGCCAGCCGGTCGACGGCTTCATGGGCGCCCAGCCGGAAAGCCAGATCAAGGCCTTCATCGAGCGGCTGGTCGGGCCGGTGGGCCCGGGCGCGGCAGACGAGCTGATCGAGGCCGCGGCGGCCGCCATCGCCGCCGGCGATCCCGCCGGGGCGAGCGAGCTCTATGCCGGCGCGCTCGAGATGGAGCCCGACAACCTCGCGGCAATCGCCGGGCTCGGGCGGCTGCATCTCGACACCGGCGATATCGAGGGCGCCAAGGGCATTCTGGGCATGGCGCCTGCGGACAAGGCCGCCGACCCAGCGATCGCCGCGCTGCGCGCCGCAATCGAGCTTGCCGAGCAGGCGGCCTCGCTCGGCGACACCGCCGAACTCGAAGCGAAGCTTTCGGCCAACCCCAAGGATCACCAGGCCCGCTTCGACCTGGCGCTGGCGCTCAACGCCCGCGATCGGCGCGAGGAGGCGGTCGACCATCTGATCGCCATCATCAGGGCCGACAGGACATGGAACGAGGACGGGGCGCGCAAGCAGCTTCTCCAGTTCTTCGAAGCCTGGGGTCCGATGGACGAGGCGAGCGTCGCCGGGCGCCGCAAGCTTTCGACCCTGCTGTTCTCCTGA
- a CDS encoding LON peptidase substrate-binding domain-containing protein has translation MGMNAVYEGAKDCPETIPLFPLGGALLLPRGQMPLNIFEPRYLAMIDDALRGERVIGIIQPEPETGRQPEIPPLLKVGCLGRITQFAETGDGRYIVTLTGISRFRLIDELSVATPYRQARVGYDEFAADFVARTGEEEVDRKGLIKALRDFAKANDLKIDWKGVNEAPNEALVNALSMMCPFGPREKQALLEARTLKERAEVLIAITEIELARGGGDPDTTLQ, from the coding sequence ATGGGCATGAACGCCGTCTACGAGGGGGCCAAGGATTGCCCGGAGACGATCCCGCTCTTTCCCTTGGGCGGCGCGCTGCTCCTGCCGCGCGGCCAGATGCCGCTCAACATCTTCGAGCCGCGCTATCTCGCCATGATCGACGACGCGCTCAGGGGCGAACGCGTCATCGGCATCATCCAGCCCGAGCCGGAAACCGGCCGCCAGCCCGAGATCCCGCCGCTGCTCAAGGTCGGCTGCCTCGGCCGCATCACCCAGTTCGCCGAGACCGGCGACGGCCGCTACATCGTCACGCTGACCGGGATCAGCCGCTTCCGGCTGATCGACGAACTGTCCGTCGCCACGCCCTATCGGCAGGCTCGCGTCGGCTATGACGAATTCGCCGCCGATTTCGTCGCCCGCACCGGCGAGGAGGAGGTCGACCGCAAGGGCCTGATCAAGGCGCTGCGCGATTTCGCCAAGGCGAACGACCTCAAGATCGACTGGAAGGGCGTCAACGAGGCGCCGAACGAGGCGCTGGTCAACGCGCTCTCGATGATGTGCCCGTTCGGGCCGCGCGAGAAGCAGGCGCTGCTGGAGGCGCGCACGCTGAAGGAGCGGGCCGAGGTTCTGATCGCGATCACCGAGATCGAGCTCGCCCGCGGCGGCGGCGACCCGGACACGACCTTGCAGTGA
- a CDS encoding MFS transporter yields MSPPAVWPPRRAVTAWLFFDWAAQPFFTLITTFVFAPFFASALAADAASGQALWGYATGFAGLCIALLSPLLGGIADRTGPRKPWIAAFGGLLVIGSGALWFAVPGSAAAVPIALAGFVMATIGAEFATTFNNAMMTRLVPPERLGWLSGTGWAVGYLGGLISLAITLGLLAADPQTGRTLAGIAPILGLDAAAREGDRFSGPLTALWFIVFVAPMFLLTPDSSRTGLSLAEAARGGVGRLRDTLTALPRLPSLGRFLLANMIYQDALVALFAFGGIYAAGVFGWQTIELGIFGILLTVTGTLGAWAGGKLDDCVGGKPVVLGSIACLTFACLGILSLGADRVFFVIPATPAAPGDGLFASLPERIYLGLGLLIGLVAGPMQAASRSLMARLAPEGRIGEFFGLFALSGKVTSFMGPTLVALATTVFASQRAGLAVLIAFFLAGAWLLAGVKVRRAG; encoded by the coding sequence GTGAGCCCGCCCGCCGTCTGGCCGCCGCGGCGCGCCGTCACCGCCTGGCTGTTCTTCGACTGGGCGGCACAGCCCTTCTTCACGCTGATCACCACCTTCGTCTTCGCCCCCTTCTTCGCCTCGGCGCTGGCGGCGGACGCAGCCTCCGGTCAGGCGCTGTGGGGCTATGCCACCGGCTTCGCAGGCCTGTGCATCGCCCTGCTCTCGCCTTTGCTCGGCGGCATCGCCGACCGGACCGGGCCGCGCAAACCCTGGATCGCCGCCTTCGGCGGCCTGCTCGTCATCGGCTCGGGCGCGCTCTGGTTTGCCGTGCCCGGCTCCGCGGCGGCGGTGCCGATCGCGCTTGCCGGCTTCGTCATGGCCACGATCGGCGCCGAATTCGCCACCACCTTCAACAATGCGATGATGACGCGGCTGGTGCCACCGGAGCGGCTGGGCTGGCTTTCCGGCACGGGCTGGGCGGTCGGCTATCTCGGCGGGCTCATCTCGCTGGCGATCACGCTCGGCCTGCTCGCGGCCGATCCGCAGACGGGCAGGACGCTTGCCGGCATCGCGCCGATCCTCGGGCTCGACGCCGCAGCCCGCGAAGGCGACCGCTTCTCCGGCCCGCTGACGGCGCTGTGGTTTATCGTCTTCGTCGCGCCGATGTTCCTGCTCACGCCGGATTCCAGCCGCACGGGCCTCAGCCTCGCCGAGGCGGCCAGGGGCGGCGTCGGGCGGCTCAGGGACACGCTCACCGCGCTGCCGAGGCTGCCCTCGCTCGGGCGCTTCCTGCTCGCCAACATGATCTATCAGGATGCGCTGGTCGCGCTGTTCGCCTTCGGCGGAATCTATGCGGCCGGCGTCTTCGGCTGGCAGACCATCGAGCTCGGCATCTTCGGCATCCTGCTCACCGTCACCGGCACGCTGGGCGCCTGGGCCGGCGGCAAGCTCGACGATTGCGTCGGCGGCAAGCCGGTGGTGCTCGGCTCGATCGCCTGCCTCACCTTCGCCTGCCTCGGCATCCTCTCGCTCGGTGCCGATCGCGTCTTCTTCGTCATTCCCGCGACGCCGGCCGCGCCGGGCGACGGCCTCTTCGCCTCGCTGCCGGAGCGGATCTATCTGGGACTGGGCCTGCTGATCGGCCTCGTCGCCGGGCCGATGCAGGCGGCCTCGCGCAGCCTGATGGCGAGGCTCGCACCCGAAGGCCGCATCGGCGAGTTCTTCGGGCTGTTCGCGCTGTCGGGAAAGGTCACCTCCTTCATGGGGCCGACGCTGGTCGCGCTGGCGACGACGGTCTTCGCCAGCCAGCGCGCGGGGCTTGCCGTGCTGATCGCCTTCTTCCTGGCAGGCGCGTGGCTCCTGGCGGGCGTGAAGGTCCGGCGGGCCGGATGA
- a CDS encoding saccharopine dehydrogenase C-terminal domain-containing protein produces the protein MTNWPVYGEITGPVVMIGFGSIGRGTLPLLERHFKFDKSRFVVISPDDTNRHLLDERGIRYIQEALTPANYKAMLEPLLTAGGGQGFCVNLSCDTGSRDIMEFVSSLGALYIDTVNEPWLGFYFDESKGPAERSNYALREMTLAAKRARPAGTPTAVSCCGANPGLVSSLAKRALMNIAADMRLNAPEPATREEWAALMQRVGVKGIHIAERDTQRSKNPKPPGVFVNTWSVEGFIAEAVQPSELGWGTHEKWMPPNAHGYETGCQSAIYLMQAGAETKVRSWCPTPGPQYGFLVTHNESISLSDYFTVRDESGKALYRPTCHYAYHPPNDAVLSLHEMFGNAGRPQSEHHILEEGELVDGIDELGVLLYGHEKGAYWFGSQLSIEEARALAPYQTATGLQVTSSVLAGMVWALENPRAGIVEVEELDYNRCLEIQGPYLGPVKGYYTDWTPLDGRPGLFPEEIDESDPWQFKNILVR, from the coding sequence ATGACGAATTGGCCCGTCTACGGCGAGATCACCGGTCCGGTCGTGATGATCGGCTTCGGCTCGATCGGCCGCGGTACGCTGCCGCTGCTCGAACGGCACTTCAAGTTCGACAAGAGCCGCTTCGTCGTCATTTCTCCGGACGATACCAACCGCCACCTGCTCGACGAGCGCGGCATCCGCTACATCCAGGAGGCGCTGACGCCCGCGAACTACAAGGCGATGCTGGAGCCGCTGCTGACCGCCGGCGGCGGCCAGGGCTTTTGCGTGAACCTTTCCTGCGACACCGGCTCGCGCGACATCATGGAGTTCGTCTCCAGCCTCGGCGCGCTTTACATCGACACGGTGAATGAGCCCTGGCTCGGCTTCTATTTCGACGAGAGCAAGGGGCCGGCCGAGCGCTCGAACTATGCGCTGCGCGAGATGACGCTCGCCGCCAAGCGGGCGCGCCCGGCCGGCACGCCGACGGCGGTCTCCTGCTGCGGCGCCAACCCCGGCCTGGTCTCGTCGCTGGCCAAGCGGGCGCTGATGAACATCGCCGCCGACATGCGCCTCAATGCGCCCGAGCCCGCGACCCGCGAGGAATGGGCGGCGCTGATGCAGCGCGTCGGCGTCAAGGGCATCCATATCGCCGAGCGCGACACGCAGCGCTCGAAGAATCCCAAGCCGCCGGGCGTCTTCGTCAACACCTGGTCGGTCGAGGGCTTCATCGCCGAGGCGGTGCAGCCCTCCGAGCTCGGCTGGGGGACCCATGAGAAATGGATGCCGCCGAACGCCCATGGCTACGAGACCGGCTGCCAGTCGGCGATCTACCTGATGCAGGCCGGCGCCGAGACCAAGGTCAGGAGCTGGTGCCCGACGCCGGGCCCGCAATACGGCTTCCTGGTGACGCACAACGAATCGATCTCGCTCTCCGACTACTTCACCGTGCGCGACGAGAGCGGAAAGGCGCTCTACCGGCCGACCTGTCACTACGCTTATCATCCGCCGAACGACGCGGTGCTTTCGCTGCACGAGATGTTCGGCAATGCCGGCCGCCCGCAGAGCGAGCACCACATCCTCGAGGAGGGCGAGCTCGTCGACGGCATCGACGAGCTCGGCGTGCTGCTCTACGGCCATGAGAAGGGCGCCTACTGGTTCGGCTCGCAGCTCTCGATCGAGGAGGCGCGGGCGCTCGCCCCCTACCAGACCGCGACCGGCCTGCAGGTGACCTCCTCCGTGCTCGCCGGCATGGTCTGGGCGCTGGAGAACCCGCGCGCCGGCATCGTCGAGGTCGAGGAACTCGATTACAACCGCTGTCTCGAGATCCAGGGGCCCTATCTCGGCCCGGTGAAGGGCTACTACACCGACTGGACGCCGCTCGACGGCCGCCCGGGGCTGTTCCCGGAGGAGATCGACGAAAGCGATCCCTGGCAGTTCAAGAACATCCTGGTGCGCTGA
- a CDS encoding GNAT family N-acetyltransferase, giving the protein MITIRDEIAADIPAREALLDRCLGERRTAKSSERLREGRLPAEGLSLAATHDGALLATVRLWHVEAGGVPALLLGPLAVAPASQGEGLGQAMMREALRRAACLGHGAVILVGDAPYYARFGFDAALTQSLAMPGPVERERFLAIELREGALSGARGILTATGATAPTVEAAARAA; this is encoded by the coding sequence ATGATCACGATCCGCGACGAGATCGCCGCCGACATCCCCGCTCGCGAGGCGCTGCTCGACCGTTGCCTGGGCGAGCGCCGCACCGCCAAGTCGAGCGAGCGCCTGCGCGAGGGCCGCCTGCCGGCCGAGGGGCTTTCGCTCGCCGCTACGCATGACGGCGCGCTTTTGGCGACCGTGCGCCTCTGGCATGTGGAAGCCGGCGGCGTGCCGGCGCTGCTGCTCGGCCCGCTCGCGGTTGCGCCCGCATCGCAGGGCGAGGGGCTGGGCCAGGCGATGATGCGCGAGGCGCTGCGGCGTGCCGCCTGCCTTGGGCACGGCGCCGTCATCCTCGTCGGCGACGCGCCCTATTATGCCCGCTTCGGCTTCGACGCGGCGCTGACGCAGAGCCTCGCCATGCCGGGCCCCGTCGAACGCGAGCGCTTCCTCGCGATCGAGCTGCGCGAAGGCGCGCTTTCCGGCGCGCGCGGCATCCTGACCGCGACCGGCGCCACCGCTCCAACCGTGGAGGCGGCGGCACGCGCCGCCTGA
- a CDS encoding type III PLP-dependent enzyme — MTDRIREFLRTRRDDGPCVVIDTEVVRANYHAFARALPDTRVFYAVKANPAPEVLALLAKLGSCFDCASVVEIELALAAGATADRISFGNTIKKERDVVRAMELGVRLFAVDCTAEVEKVARSADRTGVKDARIFCRILCDGAGADWPLSRKFGCVPEMAADVLEHGHRLGLHAYGISFHVGSQQANVNAWDSALASASAIFKECATRGIGLSMVNLGGGFPARYLKPIPGVPSYGDAIFRALSKHFGNQLPETIIEPGRGMVGEAGLIEAEVVLISKKAETDEVRWVYLDIGKFNGLAETMDEAIRYPIRTERDGDATVPCVLAGPTCDSVDVLYEKTPYMLPFSLEIGDKVLIEGTGAYTTTYSAVAFNGFPPLKQYVI; from the coding sequence ATGACCGACCGCATCCGTGAGTTTCTGCGCACCCGCCGCGACGACGGGCCGTGCGTCGTCATCGACACCGAGGTCGTGCGCGCGAACTATCATGCCTTCGCCCGTGCCCTGCCCGACACCCGTGTCTTCTACGCGGTGAAGGCGAACCCGGCGCCGGAGGTGCTGGCGCTGCTCGCCAAGCTCGGCTCCTGCTTCGACTGCGCCTCGGTCGTCGAGATCGAGCTCGCGCTCGCCGCCGGCGCCACCGCCGACCGCATCTCCTTCGGCAACACCATCAAGAAGGAGCGCGACGTCGTGCGCGCCATGGAGCTCGGCGTGCGCCTCTTCGCCGTCGACTGCACGGCCGAGGTCGAGAAGGTCGCCCGCTCGGCGGACAGGACCGGCGTGAAGGATGCGCGCATCTTCTGCCGCATCCTCTGCGACGGTGCCGGCGCCGACTGGCCGCTCTCGCGCAAGTTCGGCTGCGTGCCCGAAATGGCCGCGGACGTGCTCGAGCACGGCCATCGTCTGGGCCTTCACGCCTATGGCATCTCGTTCCATGTCGGCTCGCAGCAGGCCAACGTCAACGCCTGGGATTCGGCGCTGGCCTCGGCCTCGGCGATCTTCAAGGAATGCGCCACCCGCGGGATCGGCCTGTCGATGGTCAATCTCGGCGGCGGCTTCCCGGCGCGCTACCTGAAGCCGATTCCGGGCGTGCCCTCCTATGGCGACGCGATCTTCCGGGCGCTGTCGAAGCATTTCGGCAACCAGCTCCCCGAGACGATCATCGAGCCGGGCCGCGGCATGGTCGGCGAGGCGGGGCTGATCGAGGCGGAGGTCGTGCTGATCTCGAAGAAGGCCGAAACGGACGAGGTCCGCTGGGTCTATCTCGACATCGGCAAGTTCAACGGTCTCGCCGAGACCATGGACGAGGCGATCCGCTATCCGATCCGCACGGAGCGCGACGGCGACGCGACGGTTCCTTGCGTGCTCGCCGGCCCGACCTGCGACTCGGTCGACGTCCTATACGAGAAGACCCCGTACATGCTGCCCTTCTCGCTGGAGATCGGCGACAAGGTGCTGATCGAGGGCACGGGCGCCTATACGACGACCTATTCGGCCGTCGCCTTCAACGGCTTCCCGCCGCTGAAGCAATACGTCATCTGA